The nucleotide sequence GGCCCGACCGGAAGGCCTCGGGTGCCGGCGTCTTCATGGTCAGCAGCGTCGCTCCGATCGGTCCGATGCCGGGGATCCCAGCCAAGCGTCGGCTGCGCTCGTCGGCACGGTGCCAGGCCAGGAGCTTGGCCTCGACGACCGCGAGCTTCGCCTGGACCTGTGCATACTCGGCCGCCTGCATCGCGAACAGTTCGCGGGCAAGCGAGGGCAGCGCCACGTCGGCCTCGATGCGCGCAAGCAATGCGGGCACGTGCGTGATGCCGCTGGCACCCGCGAGGCCGAACTCGGCCGCGTAACCGCGGATCGCATTGGCGAGTTGAGTTCGGTTGCGGACCAGCCGGTCGCGAAGTCCCACCAGCATGAGCGCCGCCTGCTGCTCGGCCGTCTTGACCGGCACGAAGCGCATGGTCGGCCGGCTCATCGCCTCGCACAGCGCTTCGGCGTCGGCCGCGTCGTTCTTGCCACGCTTGACGTAGGGCTTCACGAGTTGCGGGGCGATGAGTTGCACCTTGTGGCCGAACCCACTCAGCA is from Methylorubrum sp. B1-46 and encodes:
- a CDS encoding IS110 family transposase, with protein sequence MNEITRIGMDTSKHIFQLHGVDGDEQPVLRRKLRRREMIAFFEKLAPTRVAIEACGASHHWARLLSGFGHKVQLIAPQLVKPYVKRGKNDAADAEALCEAMSRPTMRFVPVKTAEQQAALMLVGLRDRLVRNRTQLANAIRGYAAEFGLAGASGITHVPALLARIEADVALPSLARELFAMQAAEYAQVQAKLAVVEAKLLAWHRADERSRRLAGIPGIGPIGATLLTMKTPAPEAFRSGRQFAAWIGLTPKDHSTAGKARPGVITRAGDEALRSVLVVGATALIRRVREGRSRDGHRFAAWVQDLLRRKPPKLVAVALANKLARIAWKLMITGESFAGRPAPAAAGAV